The genomic segment GCGCGGCAACGACGCCAGCGTCGGCAAAGACATCCGCCAGTAACGGTTTGCTGTCCATGAACAGAAGCGTATCGGCGTGCAGCCCCGAGAACACCTGCACGCCGTCGACCGTCACGACGTACGCCAGCACGACCTCTGTGGGCGCCAGGTCGTGCGTGAGGTCGGGCTCGTGTACGAAGCACGTGGTGTCGGAGAGGCGATCGGTGATCGTGGCGCCGACACCGGCTTCGACCGTCTCGACGGCCCACAGGCCAAGCGGGGCGCGCAACGCCGCGCTCACCAGCGCGCGCGTGTCGGCATCGGCGCGCATGCCGACGGCGTCATCCAGCCACGCGGCGGCAACGGGCCGGCCAAGTGCCGTTGGTTCATAGTTGAAGAGCGACCAGGTGGTGAAGAGATCGGCGACGCCTTCGTCGATGTCTTCATCGTCCTTCAGGCCCCACGCATCAAGCGACGCGTCGATCCACTCAGCCGTCAGCTTCTTCTCGGCCCAGTCGAGCAGCTCCTGCCCCACGCGCTTCTGGCGTTGCAGTACGCGGTCGCCACGCAGCCATTCCGCACGCGCCTCCGCGGGCAGCGCCGCCGCTTCAGGGGGCAGGGCGGCGCCGTGGCACTTCTTGAACTTCTTGCCGGAACCGCAGGGACAGGGAGCGTTTCTATCCATGCGCTACGCCACCGTGCGTTCGATGTGTCCCGTCATGCCGCGAAGCACCAGCCGCCCCAATTGCACCTTGGTGCTGGCCTGATCGATATCGATGCCAACAAGGTTCCCGGCGACGTCAAAGTCGAGCACGACGCCGTCGGCGACCTCACGACTCTCGACGCTGTCGCGCTCGGAGAGGTCGATGTAGAGCGAGTCGGTATCGGGATAGTAGTTGAGTTTCATGGCGCGAATCGACGGTCGGGGAAGGCGTTGTGGTTGGTGCACTTCGCCCCAGAATCTATATCGCCCGTCGCGTTGCAATTCCACTCGGCGCGCGTTGAGGACGACTGCGAACGTGTCCATACACCAGCGTCAGAATGGCACGCCATGCGCGAATTCAGAGGATTCCCATTTGATCAATTTGAGCGAACTATGGTTTGGGCGGTGCAGGGCGAGCAGCCAACAGTCGCACTGGCCCCGCGTCGCATCTGCGCGAACGTGCCTGATTGCGCGTATCGCAAAAATGCGATATACTCAGGCCATGCCCGCTCGTGCCTCCGTGCACCGTCCGCGTGTTCAAAGTATCCGATCAGCTGATACCACTCCGGGAGTGGTTGATCACGTTGGCGCGGCATCCACGAACTGCGAGTCCTGGTCAAGCACGTCCACTATCGCGTGCTGTACTTCTTCGATGGACCAGGTTTCGCGGTCCTTGCCCTCGGGTGCACCAAGGAGGGAGCCGTGGATGCGGCAGACATCGACCGCGCGCTACGGTATCG from the Gemmatimonadaceae bacterium genome contains:
- a CDS encoding SEC-C domain-containing protein, whose product is MDRNAPCPCGSGKKFKKCHGAALPPEAAALPAEARAEWLRGDRVLQRQKRVGQELLDWAEKKLTAEWIDASLDAWGLKDDEDIDEGVADLFTTWSLFNYEPTALGRPVAAAWLDDAVGMRADADTRALVSAALRAPLGLWAVETVEAGVGATITDRLSDTTCFVHEPDLTHDLAPTEVVLAYVVTVDGVQVFSGLHADTLLFMDSKPLLADVFADAGVVAAPLPDALQRDASWQLRLARRFSETALAHYPDDLSESDAAGEDPT
- a CDS encoding DUF2283 domain-containing protein; amino-acid sequence: MKLNYYPDTDSLYIDLSERDSVESREVADGVVLDFDVAGNLVGIDIDQASTKVQLGRLVLRGMTGHIERTVA
- a CDS encoding type II toxin-antitoxin system RelE/ParE family toxin, which codes for MHELRVLVKHVHYRVLYFFDGPGFAVLALGCTKEGAVDAADIDRALRYRSMYLRAPARHVVHWPVSP